From a region of the Tursiops truncatus isolate mTurTru1 chromosome 2, mTurTru1.mat.Y, whole genome shotgun sequence genome:
- the CILP gene encoding cartilage intermediate layer protein 1 isoform X4, translated as MVVIKACVFFFLVLEVTSLLGSLRQDTEHSLWSPWSPWSKCSAACGHPGVQTRTRTCLAETVSLCNDATEEGRLCMEQACSACDLTCPMGQVNADCDACMCQDFVLYGVVSLPGGAPASGATVYILTKTPKLLTQTDSSGRFRVPGLCPDGKSILKITKTKFAPIRLTMPKTRLKAATIKAEFMRAETPYIVMNPKAKARRAGQSVSLCCKATGKPKPDKYLWYHNSTLLDPSLYKHESKLVLRNLQRDQAGEYFCKAQSDTGAAKSHVARLTVIAPDETPCNPTPESYLIQLPHDCFQNATNSFYYDVGRCPVKTCAGQQDNGIRCQDAVENCCGISKTEEREIQCSGYTLPTKVAMECSCQRCTETQSIVRGRVSASDNGEPMRFGHVYMGNSRVSMTGYKGTFTLHVPQDTERLVLTFVDRLQKFVNTTKVLPFNKKGSAVFHEIKMLRRKEPITLEAMETNIIPLGDIAGEDPVAELEIPSKSFYRQNGEPYTGKVKASVTFLDPRNISTATAAQSDLNFINDEGDTFPLRTYGMFSVDFTDEATSESLNVGKVKVHLDSTQVKMPEHLPMMKLWSLNPGTGLWEEEGDFKFESQRRNRREDRTFLVGNMEIRERRLFNLDVPESRRCFIKVRAYRSERFLPSEQMQGVVVSVINLEPRTGFSSNPRAWGRFDSVITGPNGACLPAFCDDQSPDAYSAYVLASLAGDELEAVESFPKFNPNAIGVPQPYLNKLKYRRTDHEDPQAKKTAFQISMAKPRPNSAEESNGPIYAFENLQACEEAPPSAAHFRFYQIEGDRYDYNTVPFNEDDPMSWTEDYLAWWPKPMEFRACYIKVKIMGPLEVNVRSRNMGGTHRQTVGKLYGIRDVKSTRDRDQPNVSAACLEFKCSGMLYDQDRVDRTLVKVIPQGSCHRVSVNSMLHEYLVNHLPLAVNDNTTEYTMLAPLDPLGHNYGIYTVTDQDPRTAKEIALGRCFDGTSDGSSRVMKSNVGVALTFNCVERQVGRQSAFQYLQSTPARPSPASTVRGRAPSRRQRSSQGGQRWRRGAASLRFSGVAQQPLSN; from the exons ATGGTGGTGATCAAGGCCTGCGTGTTCTTCTTCCTGGTCCTAGAGGTCACCTCTCTGTTGG GATCCCTGCGCCAAGAcacagagcacagcctctggagccCGTGGTCTCCCTGGAGCAAGTGTTCTGCTGCTTGTGGTCACCCTGGGGTCCAGACCCGAACACGCACCTGCTTGGCGGAGACGGTGTCACTGTGCAATGATGCCACCGAGGAGGGTCGGCTCTGCATGGAGCAGGCCTGTTCAG CCTGTGACCTGACCTGCCCCATGGGCCAGGTGAATGCTGACTGTGACGCCTGCATGTGCCAGGACTTCGTGCTATATGGGGTTGTCTCCCTCCCTGGGGGTGCCCCAGCCTCAGGGGCTACTGTCTACATCCTGACCAAAACACCTAAGCTATTGACCCAGACGGACAGCAGCGGGAGGTTCCGAGTCCCTGGCTTGTGCCCCGATGGCAAAAGCATCCTGAAGATCACAAAGACCAAGTTTGCCCCTATCAGGCTCACAATGCCTAAGACTAGACTGAAGGCAGCCACCATCAAGGCGGAGTTCATGAGGGCag AGACTCCATACATTGTGATGAACCCCAAGGCAAAAGCACGGAGAGCTGGGCAGAGTGTGTCCCTGTGCTGTAAGGCCACGGGGAAGCCCAAACCAGACAAGTATCTCTG GTACCATAACAGCACCCTGTTGGACCCCTCCCTCTACAAGCACGAGAGCAAGCTGGTGCTGAGGAACCTGCAACGGGACCAGGCCGGGGAGTACTTCTGCAAGGCCCAGAGCGACACTGGGGCTGCAAAGTCCCATGTCGCCCGGCTGACTGTCATAG CCCCCGATGAGACTCCTTGCAACCCAACCCCCGAGAGCTACCTTATCCAGCTGCCCCATGATTGTTTCCAGAATGCCACCAACTCCTTCTACTATGATGTGGGTCGTTGCCCTGTCAAGACCTGTGCAGGGCAGCAGGATAATGGGATCAGGTGCCAGGATGCTGTGGAGAACTGCTGCGGGATCTCCAAAACAGAGGAGAGGGAGATCCAGTGCAGTGGGTACACGCTGCCCACCAAGGTGGCCATGGAGTGCAGCTGCCAGCGGTGTACGGAGACCCAGAGTATCGTTCGGGGACGTGTCAGTGCCTCTGACAATGGGGAACCCATGCGCTTTGGCCACGTGTACATGGGGAACAGCCGTGTGAGCATGACTGGCTACAAGGGCACCTTCACCCTCCACGTCCCTCAGGACACTGAGAGGCTGGTGCTCACATTTGTGGACAGGCTGCAGAAGTTTGTCAACACCACCAAAGTGCTGCCCTTCAATAAGAAAGGGAGTGCGGTGTTCCATGAGATCAAGATGCTTCGGCGGAAAGAGCCCATCACCTTGGAGGCCATGGAGACCAACATTATCCCCTTGGGGGATATCGCTGGTGAAGATCCTGTGGCTGAGCTGGAGATCCCATCCAAGAGTTTCTACCGGCAGAACGGGGAGCCCTACACAGGAAAAGTAAAGGCCAGTGTGACCTTCCTGGATCCTCGGAATATTTCCACAGCTACTGCTGCCCAGAGTGACCTGAACTTCATCAATGATGAAGGAGACACCTTCCCCCTTCGAACATACGGCATGTTCTCTGTGGACTTCACAGATGAGGCCACCTCAGAGTCACTTAATGTTGGCAAGGTAAAGGTCCACCTCGACTCAACCCAGGTCAAGATGCCAGAGCACTTGCCCATGATGAAACTCTGGTCCCTCAACCCAGGCACAGGGCTGTGGGAGGAGGAAGGTGACTTCAAATTTGAAAGCCAAAGGCGGAACAGAAGAGAAGACAGGACCTTCCTGGTGGGCAACATGGAGATTCGTGAGAGGAGGCTCTTTAACCTGGATGTCCCTGAAAGCAGGAGGTGCTTCATCAAGGTGAGGGCCTACCGAAGTGAGAGGTTCTTGCCCAGTGAGCAGATGCAGGGTGTCGTGGTCTCTGTGATCAACCTGGAGCCCCGGACTGGCTTCTCCTCTAACCCCAGGGCCTGGGGCCGCTTTGACAGTGTCATCACTGGTCCCAATGGGGCCTGTCTGCCTGCCTTCTGCGATGACCAGTCCCCTGATGCCTACTCTGCCTACGTCTTAGCAAGCCTGGCTGGGGACGAGCTGGAAGCAGTGGAGTCTTTTCCTAAATTCAACCCAAATGCAATTGGTGTCCCTCAGCCCTACCTCAACAAGCTCAAGTACCGCCGGACAGACCATGAGGACCCACAGGCCAAGAAGACAGCTTTCCAGATCAGCATGGCCAAACCAAGGCCCAACTCAGCCGAGGAGAGCAATGGACCCATCTATGCATTTGAGAACCTCCAGGCATGCGAGGAAGCACCTCCCAGTGCGGCCCACTTCCGGTTCTACCAGATTGAGGGGGATCGGTATGACTACAACACGGTCCCTTTCAACGAGGATGACCCCATGAGCTGGACTGAAGACTACCTGGCATGGTGGCCCAAGCCAATGGAGTTCAGGGCCTGCTATATCAAGGTGAAGATCATGGGGCCACTGGAGGTGAACGTGCGATCCCGTAACATGGGGGGCACCCACCGGCAGACAGTGGGAAAGCTGTATGGAATCCGGGATGTGAAGAGCACGCGGGACAGGGACCAGCCCAATGTCTCAGCTGCTTGTTTGGAGTTCAAGTGCAGTGGGATGCTCTATGACCAGGACCGTGTAGACCGCACGCTGGTGAAGGTTATCCCCCAGGGCAGCTGCCATCGAGTCAGCGTAAACTCCATGCTGCATGAGTACCTGGTCAACCACCTGCCACTGGCGGTCAATGACAACACCACTGAGTACACCATGCTGGCGCCCTTGGACCCACTGGGCCACAACTATGGCATCTACACTGTCACTGACCAGGACCCTCGCACAGCCAAGGAGATTGCGCTTGGCCGGTGCTTTGATGGCACATCTGATGGCTCCTCCAGAGTCATGAAGAGCAATGTGGGAGTGGCCCTGACCTTTAACTGCGTAGAGAGGCAGGTGGGCCGTCAGAGTGCCTTCCAGTACCTCCAAAGCACCCCGGCCCGGCCCTCCCCCGCAAGCACTGTCAGGGGAAGAGCACCCTCAAGGAGGCAGCGGTCAAGTCAGGGTGGCCAGCGCTGGCGCAGAGGGGCGGCCTCTCTGAGGTTTTCTGGGGTTGCTCAGCAGCCTCTGAGCAACTAA
- the CILP gene encoding cartilage intermediate layer protein 1 isoform X3, which produces MVVIKACVFFFLVLEVTSLLGPGEWTTWFNIDHPGGQGDYERLDAIHFYYGHQVCPRPLRLEARTTDWIPAGSTGQVVHGSPLEGFWCLNREQRPGQNCFNYTVRFLCPPGSLRQDTEHSLWSPWSPWSKCSAACGHPGVQTRTRTCLAETVSLCNDATEEGRLCMEQACSACDLTCPMGQVNADCDACMCQDFVLYGVVSLPGGAPASGATVYILTKTPKLLTQTDSSGRFRVPGLCPDGKSILKITKTKFAPIRLTMPKTRLKAATIKAEFMRAETPYIVMNPKAKARRAGQSVSLCCKATGKPKPDKYLWYHNSTLLDPSLYKHESKLVLRNLQRDQAGEYFCKAQSDTGAAKSHVARLTVIAPDETPCNPTPESYLIQLPHDCFQNATNSFYYDVGRCPVKTCAGQQDNGIRCQDAVENCCGISKTEEREIQCSGYTLPTKVAMECSCQRCTETQSIVRGRVSASDNGEPMRFGHVYMGNSRVSMTGYKGTFTLHVPQDTERLVLTFVDRLQKFVNTTKVLPFNKKGSAVFHEIKMLRRKEPITLEAMETNIIPLGDIAGEDPVAELEIPSKSFYRQNGEPYTGKVKASVTFLDPRNISTATAAQSDLNFINDEGDTFPLRTYGMFSVDFTDEATSESLNVGKVKVHLDSTQVKMPEHLPMMKLWSLNPGTGLWEEEGDFKFESQRRNRREDRTFLVGNMEIRERRLFNLDVPESRRCFIKVRAYRSERFLPSEQMQGVVVSVINLEPRTGFSSNPRAWGRFDSVITGPNGACLPAFCDDQSPDAYSAYVLASLAGDELEAVESFPKFNPNAIGVPQPYLNKLKYRRTDHEDPQAKKTAFQISMAKPRPNSAEESNGPIYAFENLQACEEAPPSAAHFRFYQIEGDRYDYNTVPFNEDDPMSWTEDYLAWWPKPMEFRACYIKVKIMGPLEVNVRSRNMGGTHRQTVGKLYGIRDVKSTRDRDQPNVSAACLEFKCSGMLYDQDRVDRTLVKVIPQGSCHRVSVNSMLHEYLVNHLPLAVNDNTTEYTMLAPLDPLGHNYGIYTVTDQDPRTAKEIALGRCFDGTSDGSSRVMKSNVGVALTFNCVERQVGRQSAFQYLQSTPARPSPASTVRGRAPSRRQRSSQGGQRWRRGAASLRFSGVAQQPLSN; this is translated from the exons ATGGTGGTGATCAAGGCCTGCGTGTTCTTCTTCCTGGTCCTAGAGGTCACCTCTCTGTTGG GTCCTGGGGAGTGGACAACGTGGTTCAACATTGACCACCCAGGTGGGCAGGGCGACTACGAGCGGCTAGATGCCATTCACTTCTACTACGGGCACCAGGTGTGTCCTCGGCCCCTGCGGCTAGAGGCTAGGACCACCGACTGGATACCCGCAGGCAGCACTGGCCAAGTGGTCCATGGCAGCCCCCTTGAGGGCTTCTGGTGCCTCAACAGGGAGCAGCGGCCTGGCCAGAACTGCTTCAATTATACCGTGCGCTTCCTCTGCCCGCCAG GATCCCTGCGCCAAGAcacagagcacagcctctggagccCGTGGTCTCCCTGGAGCAAGTGTTCTGCTGCTTGTGGTCACCCTGGGGTCCAGACCCGAACACGCACCTGCTTGGCGGAGACGGTGTCACTGTGCAATGATGCCACCGAGGAGGGTCGGCTCTGCATGGAGCAGGCCTGTTCAG CCTGTGACCTGACCTGCCCCATGGGCCAGGTGAATGCTGACTGTGACGCCTGCATGTGCCAGGACTTCGTGCTATATGGGGTTGTCTCCCTCCCTGGGGGTGCCCCAGCCTCAGGGGCTACTGTCTACATCCTGACCAAAACACCTAAGCTATTGACCCAGACGGACAGCAGCGGGAGGTTCCGAGTCCCTGGCTTGTGCCCCGATGGCAAAAGCATCCTGAAGATCACAAAGACCAAGTTTGCCCCTATCAGGCTCACAATGCCTAAGACTAGACTGAAGGCAGCCACCATCAAGGCGGAGTTCATGAGGGCag AGACTCCATACATTGTGATGAACCCCAAGGCAAAAGCACGGAGAGCTGGGCAGAGTGTGTCCCTGTGCTGTAAGGCCACGGGGAAGCCCAAACCAGACAAGTATCTCTG GTACCATAACAGCACCCTGTTGGACCCCTCCCTCTACAAGCACGAGAGCAAGCTGGTGCTGAGGAACCTGCAACGGGACCAGGCCGGGGAGTACTTCTGCAAGGCCCAGAGCGACACTGGGGCTGCAAAGTCCCATGTCGCCCGGCTGACTGTCATAG CCCCCGATGAGACTCCTTGCAACCCAACCCCCGAGAGCTACCTTATCCAGCTGCCCCATGATTGTTTCCAGAATGCCACCAACTCCTTCTACTATGATGTGGGTCGTTGCCCTGTCAAGACCTGTGCAGGGCAGCAGGATAATGGGATCAGGTGCCAGGATGCTGTGGAGAACTGCTGCGGGATCTCCAAAACAGAGGAGAGGGAGATCCAGTGCAGTGGGTACACGCTGCCCACCAAGGTGGCCATGGAGTGCAGCTGCCAGCGGTGTACGGAGACCCAGAGTATCGTTCGGGGACGTGTCAGTGCCTCTGACAATGGGGAACCCATGCGCTTTGGCCACGTGTACATGGGGAACAGCCGTGTGAGCATGACTGGCTACAAGGGCACCTTCACCCTCCACGTCCCTCAGGACACTGAGAGGCTGGTGCTCACATTTGTGGACAGGCTGCAGAAGTTTGTCAACACCACCAAAGTGCTGCCCTTCAATAAGAAAGGGAGTGCGGTGTTCCATGAGATCAAGATGCTTCGGCGGAAAGAGCCCATCACCTTGGAGGCCATGGAGACCAACATTATCCCCTTGGGGGATATCGCTGGTGAAGATCCTGTGGCTGAGCTGGAGATCCCATCCAAGAGTTTCTACCGGCAGAACGGGGAGCCCTACACAGGAAAAGTAAAGGCCAGTGTGACCTTCCTGGATCCTCGGAATATTTCCACAGCTACTGCTGCCCAGAGTGACCTGAACTTCATCAATGATGAAGGAGACACCTTCCCCCTTCGAACATACGGCATGTTCTCTGTGGACTTCACAGATGAGGCCACCTCAGAGTCACTTAATGTTGGCAAGGTAAAGGTCCACCTCGACTCAACCCAGGTCAAGATGCCAGAGCACTTGCCCATGATGAAACTCTGGTCCCTCAACCCAGGCACAGGGCTGTGGGAGGAGGAAGGTGACTTCAAATTTGAAAGCCAAAGGCGGAACAGAAGAGAAGACAGGACCTTCCTGGTGGGCAACATGGAGATTCGTGAGAGGAGGCTCTTTAACCTGGATGTCCCTGAAAGCAGGAGGTGCTTCATCAAGGTGAGGGCCTACCGAAGTGAGAGGTTCTTGCCCAGTGAGCAGATGCAGGGTGTCGTGGTCTCTGTGATCAACCTGGAGCCCCGGACTGGCTTCTCCTCTAACCCCAGGGCCTGGGGCCGCTTTGACAGTGTCATCACTGGTCCCAATGGGGCCTGTCTGCCTGCCTTCTGCGATGACCAGTCCCCTGATGCCTACTCTGCCTACGTCTTAGCAAGCCTGGCTGGGGACGAGCTGGAAGCAGTGGAGTCTTTTCCTAAATTCAACCCAAATGCAATTGGTGTCCCTCAGCCCTACCTCAACAAGCTCAAGTACCGCCGGACAGACCATGAGGACCCACAGGCCAAGAAGACAGCTTTCCAGATCAGCATGGCCAAACCAAGGCCCAACTCAGCCGAGGAGAGCAATGGACCCATCTATGCATTTGAGAACCTCCAGGCATGCGAGGAAGCACCTCCCAGTGCGGCCCACTTCCGGTTCTACCAGATTGAGGGGGATCGGTATGACTACAACACGGTCCCTTTCAACGAGGATGACCCCATGAGCTGGACTGAAGACTACCTGGCATGGTGGCCCAAGCCAATGGAGTTCAGGGCCTGCTATATCAAGGTGAAGATCATGGGGCCACTGGAGGTGAACGTGCGATCCCGTAACATGGGGGGCACCCACCGGCAGACAGTGGGAAAGCTGTATGGAATCCGGGATGTGAAGAGCACGCGGGACAGGGACCAGCCCAATGTCTCAGCTGCTTGTTTGGAGTTCAAGTGCAGTGGGATGCTCTATGACCAGGACCGTGTAGACCGCACGCTGGTGAAGGTTATCCCCCAGGGCAGCTGCCATCGAGTCAGCGTAAACTCCATGCTGCATGAGTACCTGGTCAACCACCTGCCACTGGCGGTCAATGACAACACCACTGAGTACACCATGCTGGCGCCCTTGGACCCACTGGGCCACAACTATGGCATCTACACTGTCACTGACCAGGACCCTCGCACAGCCAAGGAGATTGCGCTTGGCCGGTGCTTTGATGGCACATCTGATGGCTCCTCCAGAGTCATGAAGAGCAATGTGGGAGTGGCCCTGACCTTTAACTGCGTAGAGAGGCAGGTGGGCCGTCAGAGTGCCTTCCAGTACCTCCAAAGCACCCCGGCCCGGCCCTCCCCCGCAAGCACTGTCAGGGGAAGAGCACCCTCAAGGAGGCAGCGGTCAAGTCAGGGTGGCCAGCGCTGGCGCAGAGGGGCGGCCTCTCTGAGGTTTTCTGGGGTTGCTCAGCAGCCTCTGAGCAACTAA
- the CILP gene encoding cartilage intermediate layer protein 1 isoform X2: MVVIKACVFFFLVLEVTSLLGRQMMLTQSVRRAQPGKRTSGIFAKTADPLDSPGEWTTWFNIDHPGGQGDYERLDAIHFYYGHQVCPRPLRLEARTTDWIPAGSTGQVVHGSPLEGFWCLNREQRPGQNCFNYTVRFLCPPGSLRQDTEHSLWSPWSPWSKCSAACGHPGVQTRTRTCLAETVSLCNDATEEGRLCMEQACSACDLTCPMGQVNADCDACMCQDFVLYGVVSLPGGAPASGATVYILTKTPKLLTQTDSSGRFRVPGLCPDGKSILKITKTKFAPIRLTMPKTRLKAATIKAEFMRAETPYIVMNPKAKARRAGQSVSLCCKATGKPKPDKYLWYHNSTLLDPSLYKHESKLVLRNLQRDQAGEYFCKAQSDTGAAKSHVARLTVIAPDETPCNPTPESYLIQLPHDCFQNATNSFYYDVGRCPVKTCAGQQDNGIRCQDAVENCCGISKTEEREIQCSGYTLPTKVAMECSCQRCTETQSIVRGRVSASDNGEPMRFGHVYMGNSRVSMTGYKGTFTLHVPQDTERLVLTFVDRLQKFVNTTKVLPFNKKGSAVFHEIKMLRRKEPITLEAMETNIIPLGDIAGEDPVAELEIPSKSFYRQNGEPYTGKVKASVTFLDPRNISTATAAQSDLNFINDEGDTFPLRTYGMFSVDFTDEATSESLNVGKVKVHLDSTQVKMPEHLPMMKLWSLNPGTGLWEEEGDFKFESQRRNRREDRTFLVGNMEIRERRLFNLDVPESRRCFIKVRAYRSERFLPSEQMQGVVVSVINLEPRTGFSSNPRAWGRFDSVITGPNGACLPAFCDDQSPDAYSAYVLASLAGDELEAVESFPKFNPNAIGVPQPYLNKLKYRRTDHEDPQAKKTAFQISMAKPRPNSAEESNGPIYAFENLQACEEAPPSAAHFRFYQIEGDRYDYNTVPFNEDDPMSWTEDYLAWWPKPMEFRACYIKVKIMGPLEVNVRSRNMGGTHRQTVGKLYGIRDVKSTRDRDQPNVSAACLEFKCSGMLYDQDRVDRTLVKVIPQGSCHRVSVNSMLHEYLVNHLPLAVNDNTTEYTMLAPLDPLGHNYGIYTVTDQDPRTAKEIALGRCFDGTSDGSSRVMKSNVGVALTFNCVERQVGRQSAFQYLQSTPARPSPASTVRGRAPSRRQRSSQGGQRWRRGAASLRFSGVAQQPLSN; the protein is encoded by the exons ATGGTGGTGATCAAGGCCTGCGTGTTCTTCTTCCTGGTCCTAGAGGTCACCTCTCTGTTGG GGAGGCAGATGATGCTCACTCAGTCGGTGAGAAGAGCCCAGCCTGGGAAGAGGACCTCAGGCATCTTTGCCAAGACTGCTGACCCCCTGGACA GTCCTGGGGAGTGGACAACGTGGTTCAACATTGACCACCCAGGTGGGCAGGGCGACTACGAGCGGCTAGATGCCATTCACTTCTACTACGGGCACCAGGTGTGTCCTCGGCCCCTGCGGCTAGAGGCTAGGACCACCGACTGGATACCCGCAGGCAGCACTGGCCAAGTGGTCCATGGCAGCCCCCTTGAGGGCTTCTGGTGCCTCAACAGGGAGCAGCGGCCTGGCCAGAACTGCTTCAATTATACCGTGCGCTTCCTCTGCCCGCCAG GATCCCTGCGCCAAGAcacagagcacagcctctggagccCGTGGTCTCCCTGGAGCAAGTGTTCTGCTGCTTGTGGTCACCCTGGGGTCCAGACCCGAACACGCACCTGCTTGGCGGAGACGGTGTCACTGTGCAATGATGCCACCGAGGAGGGTCGGCTCTGCATGGAGCAGGCCTGTTCAG CCTGTGACCTGACCTGCCCCATGGGCCAGGTGAATGCTGACTGTGACGCCTGCATGTGCCAGGACTTCGTGCTATATGGGGTTGTCTCCCTCCCTGGGGGTGCCCCAGCCTCAGGGGCTACTGTCTACATCCTGACCAAAACACCTAAGCTATTGACCCAGACGGACAGCAGCGGGAGGTTCCGAGTCCCTGGCTTGTGCCCCGATGGCAAAAGCATCCTGAAGATCACAAAGACCAAGTTTGCCCCTATCAGGCTCACAATGCCTAAGACTAGACTGAAGGCAGCCACCATCAAGGCGGAGTTCATGAGGGCag AGACTCCATACATTGTGATGAACCCCAAGGCAAAAGCACGGAGAGCTGGGCAGAGTGTGTCCCTGTGCTGTAAGGCCACGGGGAAGCCCAAACCAGACAAGTATCTCTG GTACCATAACAGCACCCTGTTGGACCCCTCCCTCTACAAGCACGAGAGCAAGCTGGTGCTGAGGAACCTGCAACGGGACCAGGCCGGGGAGTACTTCTGCAAGGCCCAGAGCGACACTGGGGCTGCAAAGTCCCATGTCGCCCGGCTGACTGTCATAG CCCCCGATGAGACTCCTTGCAACCCAACCCCCGAGAGCTACCTTATCCAGCTGCCCCATGATTGTTTCCAGAATGCCACCAACTCCTTCTACTATGATGTGGGTCGTTGCCCTGTCAAGACCTGTGCAGGGCAGCAGGATAATGGGATCAGGTGCCAGGATGCTGTGGAGAACTGCTGCGGGATCTCCAAAACAGAGGAGAGGGAGATCCAGTGCAGTGGGTACACGCTGCCCACCAAGGTGGCCATGGAGTGCAGCTGCCAGCGGTGTACGGAGACCCAGAGTATCGTTCGGGGACGTGTCAGTGCCTCTGACAATGGGGAACCCATGCGCTTTGGCCACGTGTACATGGGGAACAGCCGTGTGAGCATGACTGGCTACAAGGGCACCTTCACCCTCCACGTCCCTCAGGACACTGAGAGGCTGGTGCTCACATTTGTGGACAGGCTGCAGAAGTTTGTCAACACCACCAAAGTGCTGCCCTTCAATAAGAAAGGGAGTGCGGTGTTCCATGAGATCAAGATGCTTCGGCGGAAAGAGCCCATCACCTTGGAGGCCATGGAGACCAACATTATCCCCTTGGGGGATATCGCTGGTGAAGATCCTGTGGCTGAGCTGGAGATCCCATCCAAGAGTTTCTACCGGCAGAACGGGGAGCCCTACACAGGAAAAGTAAAGGCCAGTGTGACCTTCCTGGATCCTCGGAATATTTCCACAGCTACTGCTGCCCAGAGTGACCTGAACTTCATCAATGATGAAGGAGACACCTTCCCCCTTCGAACATACGGCATGTTCTCTGTGGACTTCACAGATGAGGCCACCTCAGAGTCACTTAATGTTGGCAAGGTAAAGGTCCACCTCGACTCAACCCAGGTCAAGATGCCAGAGCACTTGCCCATGATGAAACTCTGGTCCCTCAACCCAGGCACAGGGCTGTGGGAGGAGGAAGGTGACTTCAAATTTGAAAGCCAAAGGCGGAACAGAAGAGAAGACAGGACCTTCCTGGTGGGCAACATGGAGATTCGTGAGAGGAGGCTCTTTAACCTGGATGTCCCTGAAAGCAGGAGGTGCTTCATCAAGGTGAGGGCCTACCGAAGTGAGAGGTTCTTGCCCAGTGAGCAGATGCAGGGTGTCGTGGTCTCTGTGATCAACCTGGAGCCCCGGACTGGCTTCTCCTCTAACCCCAGGGCCTGGGGCCGCTTTGACAGTGTCATCACTGGTCCCAATGGGGCCTGTCTGCCTGCCTTCTGCGATGACCAGTCCCCTGATGCCTACTCTGCCTACGTCTTAGCAAGCCTGGCTGGGGACGAGCTGGAAGCAGTGGAGTCTTTTCCTAAATTCAACCCAAATGCAATTGGTGTCCCTCAGCCCTACCTCAACAAGCTCAAGTACCGCCGGACAGACCATGAGGACCCACAGGCCAAGAAGACAGCTTTCCAGATCAGCATGGCCAAACCAAGGCCCAACTCAGCCGAGGAGAGCAATGGACCCATCTATGCATTTGAGAACCTCCAGGCATGCGAGGAAGCACCTCCCAGTGCGGCCCACTTCCGGTTCTACCAGATTGAGGGGGATCGGTATGACTACAACACGGTCCCTTTCAACGAGGATGACCCCATGAGCTGGACTGAAGACTACCTGGCATGGTGGCCCAAGCCAATGGAGTTCAGGGCCTGCTATATCAAGGTGAAGATCATGGGGCCACTGGAGGTGAACGTGCGATCCCGTAACATGGGGGGCACCCACCGGCAGACAGTGGGAAAGCTGTATGGAATCCGGGATGTGAAGAGCACGCGGGACAGGGACCAGCCCAATGTCTCAGCTGCTTGTTTGGAGTTCAAGTGCAGTGGGATGCTCTATGACCAGGACCGTGTAGACCGCACGCTGGTGAAGGTTATCCCCCAGGGCAGCTGCCATCGAGTCAGCGTAAACTCCATGCTGCATGAGTACCTGGTCAACCACCTGCCACTGGCGGTCAATGACAACACCACTGAGTACACCATGCTGGCGCCCTTGGACCCACTGGGCCACAACTATGGCATCTACACTGTCACTGACCAGGACCCTCGCACAGCCAAGGAGATTGCGCTTGGCCGGTGCTTTGATGGCACATCTGATGGCTCCTCCAGAGTCATGAAGAGCAATGTGGGAGTGGCCCTGACCTTTAACTGCGTAGAGAGGCAGGTGGGCCGTCAGAGTGCCTTCCAGTACCTCCAAAGCACCCCGGCCCGGCCCTCCCCCGCAAGCACTGTCAGGGGAAGAGCACCCTCAAGGAGGCAGCGGTCAAGTCAGGGTGGCCAGCGCTGGCGCAGAGGGGCGGCCTCTCTGAGGTTTTCTGGGGTTGCTCAGCAGCCTCTGAGCAACTAA